The Nicotiana sylvestris chromosome 6, ASM39365v2, whole genome shotgun sequence genomic sequence AGCACCAGAGACCTCGTGCTTGTGGCCAAgtgacctttttattttattactgCCTTCAAAATATTAAAAGGGAGAGGTTTTTTCCCAATATTATAAAGgcattaatttaataaaaaatgggACACCAAGTATTACCTCCCTATCAATGTCTTTTACTAAAACAAAACTTTCAGGGATACAAGTATCCTGTTGGCAAAGATAAGCCCTAGGTAATTTGTATGAAATACTCATTGAACCACCACTAGCATTTTTTAAACGATGAgtggttttatgaaaatatttggAGGGTATTACCCCTTCTTTTACACTGGCGAATTGTTCACAGAATTCACCTAATTGTTGTCTCTCAGTGAGACGATGTTTCTTAATTTGTTGGTTTAACTTGATCTCATTACACAAAGCTAAACCTTCCTGAGTGCATACACTAAAGAGTTTACCATATGAGTAAGTATCATAATTGATACTCATCCCTGTGCCTCTAAGGACTTTTCTAAGCCTTCGGGTTTTTCTTTAATCTATCATAAAGAAGAGCAGTATCTTTTGCAAGATCCTTTATAAAAGGagaaatataatttaagcttcctAAAAATCGTTGAAGCTGTGTTTTATCCGTAATAACATCAGGGAATTTAGAAGCAAATTCAATGCTTCTGTTAATAGGAATAATCCTACCCTTTTCAATATTATGACCCAAAAATCTAACATTATTTTGGAAAATCATCATTTTCGGTTCGGATATGACTAAACCGTTTTGATTTTTCTGAAGATGAGTTTTTAGAAAAACTCCAATATTTTATCAcccaaaagtttttaataaaaataacccTTTTAATTGATTACAATTTCAAAAAAGAGTTTGTAGCTCtatttgatagtggagcagatttAAACTGTGTAAAAGAAGGGGTAATACCCTCCAGATATTTTCATAATACCTTGTCCAATTTTATTCTAGAAAATTGAATGAATCCCAGAAGAACTATGCAAATGTTGCTAAAGAAATTCTtgctattgttaaatgtgttatgaaatttcaaacTGATTTATACAATTAGAAATTTTTAATAAGGACTGATTGCCAAGCTGCAAAGTTTATCTTTAATAAAGATTTTAAACATGATGTCTCCAAACAAAAGTTAGAAGGCCCCATAAAATGAATTATTGGGGTAATAAGGACAACTTTAATAAAGTGACGGACCCCTCCATTATTGAAGGGAATCTACTTTTATAAAATAGTTTGTCTGATTTAGATTTCTTTTTATCTTGTTGGCCATACTTATAATTATTTTGTCGGCCATTTTACTGttttagttttgtttgtttgttagcCGATCCATTATATAGGCAGAGTGGCCATTGAAGGGTTGTGAGGAGCACCTTGGTTTAAGGTTTACCTAGAGGTTAGTAGCTAGCCAGGGCTGAAGTTCTTGTAATTCATTCTCCTGAGCCTCATTCGGAAGTGATCCGGTAGCCcttgtggtatcagagccatgtttGTAGAAAACCTTAGAATCTAAGTTTAACACTATTTTCTTAATGAATATCATTAGGAAGAAGACTAGTGTTAAAAACAGTAGAAAAGAAGAATATGAATTACCCCAATAATTAGATCTGCTTAATAAGTGGACAATACCATTAGTCAAGCCTTAGGTAATATATCAGTTAGGTACCTTTGAAAGGATAGGTTTAAAACAAATAGTTAAAACTACTGAAGAGACTATCACTGTAGATAGTGACCATGCTACGTTCAGATTATTATCTGAAAGTGATTTAGCCTCGTATAGGGATTCatatagatttatacatataggctTAATACAAGTCGCCTTTAAGCCACTTACTTTAAGAGACTtatgataataggtgaatttaactatattcaggccctaaataaccgccttcttgcatagttttgataataaaagtgataacaaaatgctcttattagtgcttttcatgacttgcaggttatatatgactaggGAAGGCTAGGGAGTACTTTTGGAGTCAAAAAATTGGATAAAGAGAGGCCATCCGTGAAATATCCCAAGTGAACCACTCAAAAACAGGCTGAAAAATCAGAGAAATGATTTtgtcgcggttccaccgcgaccgcggcagaaccgcggtgaaGACTGCTCGCGGACAGAAGGTGATTCAGAGGAGCTGTTTGGCCACGGTTCCACTGCGACCGCAGCAGAACTGCGGCAGGCGCGAGAaagttcagggactaaagtgcaaaacacgggatttttagcccaaaaccctattttaaacactagacttcgcccaagagaggcatgtattgttttggagagtatttttggcaagaagaacaagtgtgagagatcacccaaaacatcttggtttcttgttctctttatttttcttgcaagttttatgatgaatattgttttagtttatttacccatagttatgagtagctaaatcctttgtctaaggttttgatggaacctattgggggatgaacttcttgtttatgtgaatacaaattgctagtttcaatctttatttgttcaactatgttcttgttgtagttaattgacaggatcctcaattagctgtgcctatttagtgtgcataactcgggagagagtgcatatttaggttgttgttgaacaacactactcccaaagtataagagggatctataactgcgggtttaaaggagggattagggataacgaagccttgagtgcaatctgaagtgaactgtgttaattaaagctagctagtgtatctcgggagagtgaattgagtatattactgtgattactcgggagagatttgcggtaagatgagcgttcatgattgatagaggtgtgttggtaattttgtatgaagcataaacagaagggattccatcattatgggaagtcattaccttagcattttctcattattgtttacaacctcAGCATTTTAGTTTACATCTTGGTAtttacttgcaatcttagttaGTAAAGAAACCATCAACGGTGATTCAAACGTCTGGGGAagttggttctcaagagtttagtagttctaaagattgtgattgataggttaattctctatGGATTCGATCctgggcagaatactcaggttatatttgcaacgtccgcattgtcctttttataaggcatagttgggcgtgatcaaattttggcgccgttgccggggagttaacggaattatcaattaccatggatagaaatacaaaaaaattCTTAGTATAGTCAGTCTTCTCTACACCaagatttgattgaaaattttgacggttgttgacgtggttgcacaggtgtatgcctagaaactctATGAGGACTGGAGAAGtacttgaaggactctcagaccccgagaaaacattcCGGATATTGACCCGTGCCAACAAAATacttcaacaacctcatcaaacacacaacctcgaaattgacatgggtgacgtagacAACGTCAACGGAAACGTCAGAGATAGGGCACCTCCTGTGCCTGAGGCTGCactatatgactgggcacaacccacaactgacaatctggccactgccattgttgtgcccgcgatacaagctgaatcgttccagatcacgaacaacatgctgcacttgcTGCAAAACAAGGGATTATTTTCTGGGACACTAGCcgaagatcctcagcagcacttgaagaactttttgtcgatttgcaaaactcaaaggcaacccaacgtaactccggaagcaatcagactgttattatttccattctcGGTGACAGGAGCTACTCAGGTCtggttaaactcactccccataaactctatagaaacttgggatgagttagtcaagcaatttcacATCAAGTTCCACCTCCCCAACAAAacagctcaacaaattgatgagatcgTGAGCTTTAAACAaaaaccaatggagacactgcatgaggCATGGAGCCGGTTTAAAggaatgttggttatatgtccacaccatggtattctagatcagatgttgggacaacggttttacatgggactgtcagatagcatgaagaacattgtagatgcctcagctggtggggcgtttttgagcaaaacttggagggaaggtcagagtctactTGACAAAATGGCTCAAAATTCGGGGTGGACGacgaggaatgcacctatcactccagtggtacactcagtgccttttgacccatcaaattccatggctgaaaatgtggcgacccttttgacacagatgagcatactcaccaaaaaggtggaggaaTCGGGGCAGAAACAGCAAGTGCACATTGTAGATACcaccaatgggggcttgtgcacatcttgcattagtcagccaattggtaatcCGTGGAATGCTGAACATGATCATCATCATCAGCACCCTGAGGACTTGAACTATGTGTCAAACTATGGAGGCCAGAGATAGGGCAATCAGAATTGGGGTCAGCAAACTCAGTAGCCATACATACCACCTCAGCCACAGTACAACGctggaaacatgggaggtatgagaccccccAACAATTTGACACCTTATCCAAGGTCACAGGGGTGCAACAATCAACAGCAATGGCATCTCCCACCTCAGCAAcagcatggtggaaggcaagaagatgggttcacaagacTTGAAGCAATGATGTAGCAGGTGATTGGGTCcaatgcaaaaataaatgaaagagtagatgcacatgacgcAGCAATCAAAAATATTGAAGTGCAATTGGGCCAAATTTCAATGTCTCTGAACAATCATCCTCGGGGGACATTACCTGCAGATACCCAAATCAATCCTAAAGATCAGGGCCCGAAGCAGTTTATGGCGGTGAGTCTCCGTAATGGCAGGGATCTTGATGTAGAGCAGGAGAGAGCTCGTGATAATATACAAGCTTAGACACTCATTCAGGTACCCATTGATCTAGATGATTCCACAAGGCTGACAGATGTGACAATCCAGCCTACTCAGGAAGAAAAGAATACTCAGCAGGAGACCGAGAAAGTTGCTGAAGCAGTTGAAGAGCCGGTAGTAGAGATAGTAGCTGAGAAAGAAAAGTCCCAAGAGATTGGGAAGAAAAGACCTCCTGCTCCATTTCCACAGAGGTTGGCCAAGCATCAAAAGGAGGAGCAGTACAAAAAGTTCTTTGAGATGCTCAAGCAAATTCAGGttaatattccattgattgaagCTTTAAAGGAGATGCCTGGATACGCAAAAATGATGAAAGATTTAATGTCCCGGAAATTTgacttccaagacttggccacggtGACACTTACTCAGACGTGTAGTGCAGTGGTAACTAGACCTGTTGCTGAAAAGCTCTCTGATCTAGGGAGTTTTACTATTCCATGTACTATTGGAAACTTTGCTTTTGTGAAAGCACTCTATGATTTAGGGGCCAAcattaatcttatgcccctggtcaCTTACAAAAGGTTGGGCATTGGGAGAGCTAGACCCAcatctatgttgttgcagctggctgacaggactGTGAAGCGTCCATTTGGGATCCTTGATGATGTACTTATTCAGGTGGGGAAAttcgtgttccctgcagattttgtgatattggattgcAAAGTGGACGAAGAAATTCCTATCATcttaggaagaccattcttggccacagGGAGAGCTCTTATTGATTGTGAGATCGGGGAACTTAAGATGAGGCTCAATGACGAAGAGATtatattcaatgtgcagaaatctatgaggcgaccaagtgagttcgccaattgctctcttattgatgccgtggatgtaatcgtaCAGTCTGATGATGAAGTGTTGACGGTTGAGGATCCCCTCGCTGCATGTTTGACGGATTTGGAGGAAGTGAATGGTGAGGACTTGGCGAAATGGGTGTGGGCACTGGAAGGTAGAGGGTCTTGGGAAAGAAATCTAGAGTTTGAGCCCCTACACTTAGAAAAGAGGGAgactcctccagctaagccatcTATTAAAGAACCGACGAAGCTGGAACTAAAGCTATTGCCAgcccacctcaggtatgaatttctgggacctgactccactctacctgttattatctcatctggtttgttagatgtgcaggtccAACAGCTTCTACAGGTATTGAAGGAGTGCAaaactgccattgggtggaccatggcagacatcaaGGGGATCAACCCCGCTTACTGCATGCATaagattctgctggaagaggggcacaaaccttccagggaacatcagaggaggctgaaccctaatatgaaggaagtggtgaagaaggaggtgataaagtggttagatgcgagaattattttcccaatctctgacagcagctgggttagcccagttcaatgtgtgcctaagaagggtggcatgatggTTGTGaagaatgacaacaatgaactaatCTCAACGAGAaccgtcacaggctggagaatttgtatggattatcgaaagttgaatctagccacccggaaagaccacttcccacttcccttcatcgATCAAATGCTGgatagattggcagggaggtcacacttttgttttctggatgggtactcagggtacaatcagatttcCATTGCACCTGAGGAccgagagaagacctccttcacatgcccttatggcatttatgcctttaggaggatgccctttggcttatgcaatgcacccgccacattccaacggtgcatgatggccatattcactgacatggttgaggatataatggaggtgttcatggatgacttttcaGTGGTGGGAAGTTCATTTGATGAATGCCTGGTGAATCTGACGCGTGTGCTGAAACGGTGCATCGAGACTAATCTGGTGCTGAACtgggagaagtgtcatttcatggtacaagaaggcatagtcttggggcaccgggtgtcaagcaaGGAAATAGAAGTAGATCGAGCAAAGGTTGATGTAATAGCAAAGCTGCCTCCACCATCTTCGGTCAAAGTAATCAGAAGTTTTCTTGGATATGCCGGTTTCTACCGgcggttcataaaagacttctccaaaATCACCAAACCTCTCTGTAAGTTATTAGAGAAAGATCACCCGTTTGTATTTTCTGATGATTGTAGGGTAGCGTTTGAGGAGTTGAAGCAGAGGCtggtcacaacacccatcattgttgcccccaactgggagcaaccattcgaactaaTGTGTGACACTAGTGACTATGTAGTGGGGGTAGTGCTGGGCCAGCGGAAGGACAAATTGATGCACCCAATCTATTATGCCAGcagaacgctgagtggagcccgGTTGAACTATACGGTGATTGAAAAGGAGATGCTAGCTGTGGTGTTCGCATTCGACAAGTTCCGATCCTACCTAATAGGATCAAAGGTAATCGTCTACACTGACCATGCCGCTCTCAGGTACTCAATAGAAAAGAAAGACTCTAAGCCATGCCTgattcattgggtgttgctgctGCAAGAGTTAGATCTTGAAATACGTGACCGCAAGGGCACTAAGAATCAAGTCACTGATCACCTATCatgacttgagggagctgaaaatgcAATTGAAGTTGAGGAAATTTTGGAAACTTTTCCGGACGAGCAACTGCTCACCACCACTCATCAGGAAGctccatggtatgcagacttagCCAATTACCTGGCTAGTGGTATAGTTCCTCACGACCTTTCATTGGTCCAGAGGAAACGATTTTTTCGTGAAAGCCGCttgtactattgggatgagccctaTCTCTTTCGAATATGCCTGGATAACATGATCCGGAGATGCGtctccgagatagaacaatcttctattttgcaggcttgtcatgtATCAActtatggtggacactttggagggatTAGGACAGCAGCAAAGGTGCTAGAAGCCGGATTTTTCTGGCCGACTGTGTTTAAAGATGCTCACTCATGGGTGAAGGGTTTTAATGAATGTCAACGCACCGGGAACATTTCCCAGCGCcacgagatgcccatgaacccaattcaggagATAGAAGTGTTCGACGTCTGGgagattgatttcatgggtcccttcgttagctcctatggcaataagtacatcCTTGTTGCTGTAGACTATGTGTCCAAGTGTGTGGAAGCTGTAGCGTTGCCTACCAATGATGCGAAAGTGGTGGTGGggtttctaaagaagaacatattcacccgcttTGGGACACCACGTGCGATTATCAGcgacggaggcactcacttctgcaatagagccttcgagaagttgcttataaaatacgatgtgcgccacaaggtggctactccATACCATCCGCAGACTAGTGGACAGGTTGAGgtatccaacagggaaatcaagagtgtgttaacgaaaactgtgaacgccacaagaactgattgggcaaggaagctagatgatgcactctggtcCTACAGAACAGCTTTCAagacaccaattggtatgtcaccatgcAAGTTAGTATTTGGGAAGGCCTGTCACCTACCTGTAGAACTCGAGCATAAAGCGTGGTGGGTACTGAAACAACTAAACTTAGACATGGAAGCTGCGGGCACGTCAAgagtcacagaattgcatgagctcgaggagttcagctatcttgcttttgagagcacaaggctgtacaaagagagaatgaagaggCTACACGAtcagaacattgttgagcgaaATTTCAAACCTGGGGACATGGTATTGCTATACAACTCAAGACTGAGGTTGTTCTCGGGTAAGCtgaagtcacgatggtctggaccatttcgagtaGTTGAAGTTTTCCAGTCATGAGCGGTTAACATTGCCACTGAGAATGACTCTCATATATTTAGAGTCAATGATCAGAGATTGAAGTTGTATGTGGGTATGAGCGAGCCCAAGGAAGGGTCTGAACTACAGTTGACTGAGCCATgaaggtcgagcgagccttaactGCACTCATCTgggtcgtgccgcgacgttaaatcaggcgctgcatgggaggcaacccatgaaattgttgtaagtgtaacTCTTCTTAAAAAAAAGCGTCAGAATCAGAGATGGGCTCAgaccgcggttctaccgcgaccgcggtcaAACCACAGTCGTGACCCTTCTCCGAACCCAGGCCATCGCGGTGgcaccgcgaccgcggtcaaaccgcggtCAAGATGGCCATGTGAACTTGGCCTACCGCGGTCCTACCGCGACCGCGACAGAACCGCGGCAGACGCAGATGGGGTCCAggtaagttttttttttgttttaattttgttttcttttccccttTACCCAAAATACCCCCACCTACCACTAAACCCTCCCCCACCCACCCAGAACCACCAAAACCTCCCTCACTCCTTTCTATCTAATTTCTCTCtaacctctctctatcttctCTCTTCTCCTCTCATCTTCACAAAATTTCGTTATCATCCTCCCCTACTTTCCACCTTCACCACCCCCTTTCCCTCAACCAAACAAGTGagtttctctttctctctctctctatttcaTCTTCTAACTTAGTGTAAATTTGGTCTAAACTTATTTAGTTAAACCCTAGGTAGGAATAGTGTAGATTTCCtttccatttttgcttcttttttttattgttgTATTTGCTTCTTGTGGATTTATTTGGTGCTAAAATGCTTGGTCTTTCTTCTACTTCGATTGTGGGGGTTGTTTAGATGCTTTGGAGGCCTAGAAATAATTTTTGCGGTGTAGCTTGGTGGTGGGACCTTTTTGGCCAGAAATCTGGGGCTTGTGGGGCTATTTTGAGGCATTTTGTGCCTACCCTAGGTTGTGGTGGTATTGTATTTGGTGAATGGTGGTGTTATTTTTAACGTGACTCATTTAAGggagtaagtgtggggtgttgtatGCTTGTGGGGCCATTGTGGAGATTGTAACTTTGAACACATCACGAGTTGAGGGTTTGGCATAGTGTCTAAATGGAATAAATGGGAGATATTATTTGGTGCCATCGGGTGGTGAAGTCTGAATAACCATCCGGTTGGCACATGTAGGATATATTTGATGGTTCTTCTGTATTCTTTGCAGGTCATTTGGCTCGTAAGAAGCAAAAGAGATTGGCAGGCACGTCCCAACAGCCTACTTATGATGCTTCTAGGTTCGAATCCGAAGTGGCAGAGGACGACTTTCATGCCAAGGCCTCAAAGAGCTTCATCCCTGAAATCCCGATTGACAGGGCAACCCTCCGTGCAGAAAAGGAGGAAATgtattgtcgcacctccttttaaCGCCCCCGCGGGGGtacgtaaaggagttttttccaattaaagaacaatcgaaacaggatttatttatttatttcagagtcgccacttgggagatttagggtgccccaagtcaccaattttgatctcgaatcgaggaaaagaatgactctgtttaacagtctgcgcaccagaaatccgaataaggaattctgttaacccgggagaaggtgttagacattcccgagttccgtggttctagcacggtcgctcaactgttatattcggcttgattatctgattttatacaaatatgaacttatgtgcaaattttatctttttaccgctttcataattgttattattatttttacaagaatgtgaacatcgtttaaaaacatgtctttggattgcgtcacataaaatgcacccgcgatccggaacgtatttttattcaatgttttaggatttggatttgggtcgcataaatgcgcacccatgtttaagaatgtattattattaaatcgtgcctaaagcgattagcgtattattatttatgggtaagactgtggaattcactaaacagtccatcccgaattctaaatactcaattaaatatttattgagggccccgcaattagtgcattttattgggcgaggctcatctcattttatttttaaaaggacagtcctaaaatgcctacattttttattgaaatttgtctctacaaaataaaggagaaatatcttaatttatttacatgttattacctagttatatttaattaaacaacattcttccaagttccaaaatggtctattttgataaactaacgtgttttttgagacatgataatcatccaacaatagcgaattaactagacgaagttactacaccatttatttatttttaggcaatatataggtagttcgtccgttaagctatcatccgatgtttcactatatgtattaaatatctacatgattctgattttttgcaagctaaataatttatacatacaaataaaattcagaatataattaaatataattcagaatttcaactcttcatttttcgtattcatacttcatatttcggattacaataaccagtgtgtcagttgtgtacctgatttggaagcaaaagagaatgaaagatgagaatcagcagcagtaataacaatacagcacaacaacaacaatccagcaacaataacaacccaggaacagagtttgcaaaccggtggagtattaatcccaaaacaaaacaaaagcttcaagctttgatgaaacaacaattaattctgatttcaaataatgaaagaaagcagaagattttttttttagttttttttaatttgaaagtttaaatattttttcggaattttctctctctcttaaatgttcagtcCTTTTTTatctctcttattctctttctgtcagattttttcctctctttttctctatCTCTGTCTGTCCGTGTGTGTTTTTCTGTGTGTCCgtttattctgatttcaagacctctacttatatctcatcccataaatcttttaatcaattaaaatcaacccattttctctaccaaacccattattcttcacactcatccccattacattaaataaatatatcacaccaccccattatattttgtcctccatgcctaacataaataaatacaagattccccccactaaattttgtcttgtcccccctttatattaaataactatatcacaaaccaacccatttcattttgttccccatgcttcacataaaaaattacaaaatgtttaattaccaaactacccctctgaccttattgcaattacctattttacccctgaacgtactacaaattaccaaactaccccaccAGCTAtaacaaacaattaatcaaacttaaccaaaatatagacaatatgatcaatttctaacaatgttcaaacaacaaatttcatgaacatgatttcttcaacatttcaacaacaaatcacatgaacacaaattgaacaacaaagaacaactaaaatttgattgaacaatattttagcaacaaacaaacctactttcataTTCAATAAccataacaacaacaaacaaatatattcataTTTCTAAATTCAATGATCAtttaaacttaaaattaaatctaacaacattacaaccaacaattcctatattaaacttaaacaagattatgagacaaattcaagaaataatcataaatgataaacaagaaatcaaactatacaaaattcggattcaagatcaaccaaacaaagtatgaacatgaatgaaaatattcaataacaataaaaaataatctttgttcaaacttcgaattaaacttaaacaaaacaaataaatatattcaaatcactaatcttcaaataatcaattaatctttcttaattaaatccaacaaaaattataacaaagatacatgatccaaaaattaaaacctaaacataacttcacattaaattactaaattaaaagcGAACTTCAATCAAAGATGatcatgaattaaatctatttttaatacaacaaaacatgacagattcacatgatttaaaaaatgttaacaatttctgaaaatacataaaacacctgaaacaaattgaagaaataattaatttaaacttcaatttgaatctaacaaacattaaactattaattccttttttacaaaaatgaataaaattaccatgaaataaacatgaaaaataactaattaatttcccatttgaatctgaaaactaaaccaacaaaacacatgaacaaactaaaaataataacaaaacgatgaacaacaaacaaaataagaatcaaacatttaacgattttaacttcgagaaatataaaaacgaaatacggacaaagtaaaactcaaaatctactaaccggatcgaaacgacaaAGAActcgaatgggaataaatctATCTAGACACGATTGTCGCACCAAGACTGCCCTACCAGATCTTTGAACTTCAACGACGAACCCACCTTcctttttgaaaaagatttgaccgaacctttgcttcaaaggtttcctacatatcctgggcaaaacaggaatcaggtcaatgtagttcgggaagtcttggtagctgggactaccgtgggattgcaatgttactgttgttgcatgctattaccactgcttaccgatctccttgttacaccgtgcttaaaagaaaacaagaagctaggctagaatacaatttgttcttgttgccttgctttcttgtctgcttgcatttcttccggtgcttttcttccgatgtttTTCtaccttttgacacatgcacttgagtttgtgctgggacctcttgttgcaaccttctgcttcctgatgctggggatttttattgttttctgctggggattcctgttgtaaccctctgttttattgtcctatgacttgatcttga encodes the following:
- the LOC138871436 gene encoding uncharacterized protein encodes the protein MASPTSATAWWKVIGSNAKINERVDAHDAAIKNIEVQLGQISMSLNNHPRGTLPADTQINPKDQGPKQFMAVPIDLDDSTRLTDVTIQPTQEEKNTQQETEKVAEAVEEPVVEIVAEKEKSQEIGKKRPPAPFPQRLAKHQKEEQYKKFFEMLKQIQVNIPLIEALKEMPGYAKMMKDLMSRKFDFQDLATVTLTQTCSAVVTRPVAEKLSDLGSFTIPCTIGNFAFVKALYDLGANINLMPLVTYKRLGIGRARPTSMLLQLADRTVKRPFGILDDVLIQVGKFVFPADFVILDCKVDEEIPIILGRPFLATGRALIDCEIGELKMRLNDEEIIFNVQKSMRRPSEFANCSLIDAVDVIVQSDDEVLTVEDPLAACLTDLEEVNGEDLAKWVWALEGRGSWERNLEFEPLHLEKRETPPAKPSIKEPTKLELKLLPAHLRYEFLGPDSTLPVIISSGLLDVQVQQLLQVLKECKTAIGWTMADIKGINPAYCMHKILLEEGHKPSREHQRRLNPNMKEVNRHRLENLYGLSKVESSHPERPLPTSLHRSNAG